One genomic region from Pyrobaculum islandicum DSM 4184 encodes:
- a CDS encoding aldehyde ferredoxin oxidoreductase N-terminal domain-containing protein, whose amino-acid sequence MLLLTIDVGSQKVGKKELNVSGILEIALTVHKEAESWRLDPLSPEAPVVFGFGPFVGGRLYGVHRLVFVFKSPQTKTLHISAIGGVAYKAMGMGAQAVSIVGKAERPIALFIANGDVKFIEVNPSDAYETARQLYERYIDFFKQYDARALVVGPAAYTTYNGAVISIDIDVKKGEFKLGAEDFAARGGPGTALAQGHNVAAIVLGGFKKPLYEKISDPEAIDKIFLYKFGKRYIDVVQEKTIKYRFDPKLGTGGTFGVNYLHYRDLLPLFGYKSIYMSKEERIKHADLIVELFWRPFQREVFEKSKSWYNCGEPCPVVCKKVWRGKKVDYESFHAAGPFIGNYLFEEAVPLVDKIDRLGLDAIETGHIVAWLFDAVYVGLLKPEEVGIDEIPAFDPQSFNPVEDSRKNARLAIKLVENFVNNTTEVLSLVAKYGIRKAARELERKFHDRVVTTGHRFRDLAVYAAYGTEGYMTPNFYWAPGLVAPMYIQGRYWTNYNPTFMAPEDFAKSSYERAVAEAYIDNAGICRFHRGWAEPVLKELYTLVGLDPPTPEIYRGFAQYAKLAGAEPMPWESKRARDLVSTLARELGSKEWQFQDYDDYYEWWIRFKDALDKLISGGA is encoded by the coding sequence GGTATTCGGCTTCGGCCCTTTCGTAGGCGGAAGACTATACGGAGTACACAGACTTGTGTTTGTATTTAAAAGCCCGCAGACAAAGACTCTTCATATATCTGCTATAGGCGGCGTTGCATATAAAGCGATGGGCATGGGCGCTCAAGCCGTTTCTATTGTCGGAAAGGCGGAGAGGCCGATCGCTTTGTTTATTGCAAACGGCGATGTGAAATTTATAGAGGTAAACCCAAGCGATGCATATGAAACAGCTAGACAATTATACGAGCGCTATATAGACTTTTTTAAACAATATGATGCGAGAGCGCTTGTCGTAGGACCTGCGGCATATACCACATACAACGGCGCTGTTATATCTATAGATATAGACGTTAAAAAAGGTGAGTTTAAACTAGGCGCGGAAGACTTTGCCGCGCGAGGCGGCCCAGGCACGGCGCTTGCCCAAGGGCACAACGTTGCAGCAATTGTGTTGGGGGGCTTTAAAAAGCCGTTGTATGAAAAAATATCAGATCCAGAGGCTATAGACAAGATATTTCTCTATAAGTTTGGAAAACGTTATATCGATGTTGTACAAGAGAAGACTATTAAATATAGATTCGACCCGAAGCTAGGGACGGGAGGCACCTTTGGCGTAAATTATCTACACTACCGCGACCTTCTCCCCCTTTTCGGCTATAAATCCATATATATGTCTAAGGAGGAGAGAATAAAACATGCGGACTTGATAGTAGAGCTGTTCTGGAGGCCCTTCCAGAGAGAGGTATTTGAAAAATCAAAAAGTTGGTATAACTGCGGAGAGCCCTGTCCAGTCGTCTGTAAAAAAGTGTGGCGCGGCAAGAAGGTCGACTATGAGTCATTCCACGCCGCCGGGCCCTTCATAGGCAACTACCTATTTGAAGAGGCTGTTCCTCTCGTCGATAAGATAGATAGACTCGGTCTAGACGCCATAGAGACTGGACATATAGTTGCCTGGCTCTTTGACGCCGTATATGTAGGCCTTTTAAAGCCAGAAGAGGTGGGCATAGACGAAATTCCAGCATTTGACCCACAGAGTTTTAACCCGGTGGAGGACTCTAGAAAAAACGCCCGGCTTGCGATAAAGCTTGTGGAAAATTTTGTAAATAACACTACCGAGGTGTTGTCGCTTGTTGCAAAGTACGGAATTAGGAAGGCCGCGCGGGAGTTAGAAAGAAAATTTCACGACAGAGTAGTAACTACTGGCCATAGGTTTAGAGACCTTGCAGTATATGCGGCATATGGTACCGAGGGGTATATGACGCCTAACTTCTACTGGGCGCCCGGCCTAGTGGCGCCGATGTATATACAAGGCCGCTACTGGACAAACTACAACCCCACCTTCATGGCGCCTGAGGACTTCGCAAAGTCATCTTACGAGAGGGCGGTGGCCGAGGCCTATATAGACAACGCAGGGATATGTAGATTCCACCGCGGATGGGCAGAGCCCGTGTTGAAAGAGCTATACACACTCGTGGGTCTCGACCCCCCGACCCCTGAGATCTACAGAGGGTTTGCCCAGTATGCGAAGTTAGCAGGGGCAGAGCCCATGCCCTGGGAGAGCAAAAGGGCGAGAGACCTCGTCTCCACGCTGGCGAGGGAGCTAGGCTCAAAAGAGTGGCAGTTCCAAGACTATGACGACTACTACGAGTGGTGGATTAGGTTCAAGGACGCGCTTGACAAGCTCATCAGTGGGGGTGCCTAG
- a CDS encoding zinc ribbon domain-containing protein, whose amino-acid sequence MYAYRTLKVEIPWRLVEERPDVLDLVTRMHLAAEEYAKTLLKEITGQEEPRLTAEELDRLLTPDRRELAVKIIDEVFPKYGLGRYLVHKAKFFWRDVVFHKAIPLNAQLRVENEKDMSRAVFVDLKSGVLRVRRLGIPPFAIELKKSDVAWIKKRLEEGARLKLGYLGIEKRDDKEEQTYCGLYVALVFAREVTQIEPRALVVVDVNRLDHYIKVGLVADGRVVKLLKFPRKERIRKLEKIHAHISQLSRALARVDEDRDPRRALDLQRQLWKLETKRYGVILDVVINAAREIIKLAREHQAAIVVDTMEDESYRELKERGGNGVRKHLLDGLGQLRKRLQALAQWYGLPYLEERLYSTVCPRCGAKMAVENGRFMRCPACGFRAHRDNVPVIWAERRYWELLQKTK is encoded by the coding sequence ATGTACGCATATAGAACGCTGAAGGTTGAAATACCTTGGCGTCTCGTCGAGGAGCGGCCAGACGTCCTAGACCTAGTGACGCGTATGCATCTAGCGGCAGAGGAGTACGCCAAAACATTGCTCAAAGAAATCACGGGGCAAGAGGAGCCGAGACTCACGGCGGAGGAGTTGGACAGACTCCTCACGCCAGACAGGCGGGAGCTGGCTGTCAAGATAATAGATGAGGTGTTTCCCAAGTACGGGTTGGGGAGGTACTTGGTACATAAAGCTAAGTTCTTCTGGCGCGACGTGGTGTTCCACAAGGCAATTCCGCTGAATGCGCAACTTAGGGTTGAAAACGAGAAAGATATGAGTAGAGCGGTCTTCGTTGACCTAAAGAGCGGTGTCCTCAGAGTGCGGAGGTTGGGCATACCGCCTTTCGCCATCGAGCTGAAGAAAAGCGACGTCGCTTGGATTAAAAAGCGGTTGGAAGAAGGCGCCAGACTCAAGTTGGGATATTTGGGCATTGAGAAGAGAGACGATAAGGAGGAGCAGACATACTGTGGTTTATATGTCGCTCTCGTATTCGCTAGAGAGGTGACGCAGATAGAGCCCAGGGCGCTTGTCGTCGTCGATGTCAACCGCCTTGACCACTACATAAAGGTTGGTCTCGTGGCCGACGGCAGAGTCGTAAAGCTACTGAAGTTTCCTAGGAAAGAGCGGATACGGAAGCTTGAGAAGATCCACGCCCACATAAGTCAATTAAGCAGAGCTCTCGCGCGTGTGGACGAGGACAGAGACCCGCGTAGAGCGTTGGATCTCCAGAGACAGCTGTGGAAGCTTGAGACAAAGCGCTACGGCGTAATCCTCGACGTTGTTATAAACGCCGCCCGCGAGATCATAAAGTTGGCAAGAGAGCACCAAGCCGCCATAGTCGTCGACACAATGGAAGACGAGAGCTACCGGGAGTTGAAGGAGAGGGGCGGAAACGGCGTGAGGAAACACCTCCTAGACGGTTTGGGACAACTAAGGAAGCGCCTACAGGCGCTCGCACAATGGTATGGATTGCCGTATCTAGAGGAGAGACTCTACAGCACAGTGTGTCCCCGCTGTGGAGCCAAGATGGCGGTTGAGAACGGCCGCTTCATGCGTTGCCCCGCCTGCGGCTTCAGAGCACACCGCGACAACGTGCCGGTGATATGGGCTGAGAGGAGGTATTGGGAACTACTCCAGAAGACAAAATAA
- a CDS encoding NifB/NifX family molybdenum-iron cluster-binding protein yields the protein MRILIPVNELKGLNSPISDEFGEAPYFLVVDGDRVESYKNDEVITGRGHRWEEILRLKPDVVITREIGRPAYYAFKARGVKIYLAEGATVVEALEKLKRGELKEFPLELVHEPRHVGESKFTSTKLQDSGK from the coding sequence ATGCGTATACTGATTCCGGTAAACGAACTTAAAGGCCTCAATTCCCCGATCTCTGACGAGTTTGGAGAAGCGCCGTATTTCTTGGTAGTAGATGGCGATAGAGTTGAGAGTTATAAAAACGACGAAGTGATCACTGGGCGCGGGCACAGGTGGGAGGAGATCCTCAGGCTCAAGCCCGATGTAGTGATCACTAGGGAAATTGGGAGGCCCGCCTACTATGCCTTCAAGGCAAGGGGAGTCAAGATATATCTTGCAGAAGGCGCCACCGTAGTTGAGGCATTGGAAAAATTAAAAAGAGGCGAACTGAAAGAATTTCCACTCGAGCTAGTCCACGAGCCTAGGCACGTTGGTGAAAGCAAGTTCACCTCAACGAAACTACAAGACAGCGGTAAATAA
- a CDS encoding 2-oxoacid:acceptor oxidoreductase family protein — protein MLEFRFHGRGGQGMVTAAQVLATAAILEGKYAQAFPEFGPERRGAPVKSYLRISDNPIYLREPVLNPDVIVVADHSLFVAENPLDGAKPTTILVVNGVYKTSLKTYYIDATSLSMKILGRPIVNTALIGAVIKATSVVSLSSVIEALRKYFSGKLYDLNVKLIETAYQETKEL, from the coding sequence ATGTTAGAGTTTCGTTTTCACGGCCGCGGCGGCCAGGGTATGGTTACCGCAGCACAAGTTCTTGCGACAGCGGCAATACTAGAGGGTAAATACGCACAAGCATTTCCTGAGTTTGGCCCAGAACGTAGAGGGGCTCCTGTAAAATCCTACCTCCGTATCTCCGACAATCCGATATACTTGCGTGAGCCTGTCTTAAACCCAGATGTTATTGTAGTGGCGGACCACTCACTCTTTGTTGCCGAAAATCCTCTTGATGGGGCGAAGCCCACGACTATTCTAGTTGTAAACGGCGTATATAAGACATCTTTAAAGACTTATTACATAGATGCAACTTCCCTCTCTATGAAAATCTTAGGGAGGCCTATTGTAAACACGGCTTTGATAGGCGCGGTTATTAAGGCAACAAGTGTGGTTTCGTTAAGCTCGGTAATTGAAGCATTGAGAAAATACTTCTCAGGCAAGCTATACGATCTAAATGTAAAACTAATAGAGACGGCATACCAGGAGACAAAAGAGCTATGA
- a CDS encoding 4Fe-4S binding protein: MTLPKATQLPIGAVIPEPGSTRKNITAGWRTLRPVINDERCIRCQLCWLYCPEGTIVEKRGVFKVGNRTYDVKYEINYDYCKGCGICANECPTKAIEMVPETT; encoded by the coding sequence ATGACACTTCCTAAGGCAACTCAGTTGCCTATAGGGGCGGTAATACCTGAGCCTGGCTCTACTAGGAAAAACATTACAGCCGGTTGGAGGACTTTGAGACCTGTGATAAACGACGAAAGATGTATAAGATGCCAGCTCTGTTGGCTCTACTGCCCCGAGGGTACTATAGTAGAAAAGAGGGGCGTGTTTAAAGTTGGAAATAGAACCTACGATGTAAAGTATGAAATAAATTATGACTATTGCAAAGGTTGTGGTATTTGTGCAAACGAATGTCCTACCAAGGCAATAGAGATGGTTCCAGAGACGACATGA
- a CDS encoding ferredoxin oxidoreductase → MQIQEVKHKEALTSNYAVAYAVKAADVDVIAVYPITPQTTIVEKLAEFVANGELNAELIHVESEHSALSAVVGASATGARVFTATSSQGLEYAHEILHIASALRLPIVMAVPARALSAPISIHGDYSDVMNARDTGWVIYIVASAQEAYDTIIQAYRLAESVYLPVMVAYDGFLMSHTVEPVELNDESEVRKFLPRQIRPYTLNPKRPVTMGPLASPDWYYEFKYQQVLALREAYKVAKEVDVAYGSKFGRSYGVVETYKIEDADYALVTYGGAAYGNARIAADRAREKGIAAGVIRVRLYRPFPTLEILKALEGVKAFAVVDRAIMFGSPAEGPLYKDIATAMYMNGIDKPAINIIHGIGQRTIYVEDLYKVYTMLKDRPGKEVVFMGVRI, encoded by the coding sequence ATGCAGATACAGGAGGTAAAACATAAAGAAGCGTTGACTAGCAACTACGCCGTTGCATATGCGGTAAAAGCTGCAGATGTAGACGTCATTGCTGTATATCCAATCACGCCGCAGACCACAATAGTTGAGAAACTAGCTGAATTTGTAGCCAACGGCGAGTTAAACGCAGAGCTTATACATGTGGAGTCTGAACACTCAGCTCTCTCGGCTGTAGTAGGCGCGTCGGCGACAGGCGCTAGAGTTTTTACAGCGACGTCAAGCCAGGGGTTGGAATATGCACACGAGATACTCCATATTGCAAGCGCCTTGAGACTCCCCATAGTCATGGCCGTTCCCGCAAGGGCGCTTTCTGCGCCAATTAGTATACACGGCGATTATAGTGATGTCATGAACGCAAGAGATACCGGTTGGGTCATTTATATTGTCGCATCTGCCCAAGAGGCTTACGACACTATTATACAAGCGTATAGGCTAGCCGAGTCTGTATATTTACCAGTCATGGTGGCGTACGACGGCTTCTTAATGAGCCATACGGTAGAGCCTGTAGAACTTAACGATGAGAGTGAAGTCAGAAAATTCCTCCCACGCCAAATAAGGCCATATACGCTTAACCCCAAACGCCCAGTTACCATGGGTCCTCTTGCATCTCCAGATTGGTATTACGAGTTCAAGTACCAACAAGTGTTGGCGCTTAGAGAGGCTTATAAAGTCGCAAAAGAGGTAGATGTCGCATATGGCTCAAAATTTGGCCGTAGCTACGGCGTAGTTGAAACATATAAGATTGAAGACGCCGACTATGCATTAGTTACATACGGCGGCGCGGCTTACGGCAATGCGAGAATAGCCGCAGATAGAGCAAGAGAGAAAGGTATTGCAGCTGGAGTTATAAGAGTGAGGTTATACAGGCCGTTTCCCACTTTGGAGATTCTAAAGGCGTTAGAAGGGGTCAAGGCCTTTGCAGTAGTCGACCGGGCGATAATGTTTGGCAGTCCCGCCGAGGGACCGTTATATAAAGACATAGCAACGGCTATGTATATGAACGGCATAGATAAACCGGCGATAAATATAATCCACGGCATAGGGCAGCGCACGATATATGTCGAAGATTTATACAAGGTGTATACAATGCTAAAAGATAGGCCGGGTAAAGAAGTCGTATTTATGGGCGTGAGGATATGA
- the porB gene encoding pyruvate synthase subunit PorB — translation MKLYYRTLRDLPREELFAPGHRMCAGCGAAIAMRWITKTVGPNAIIVNATGCVEVTTTPYPETAWMHPYIHVAFENSAAVASGVEAAIKTLKRKGMWDAGDTKVVVIAGDGGTYDIGLQSLSGMLERRHGVLYILYDNEAYMNTGIQRSGSTPKFAWTTTTPVGTAIRGKIQWKKDIMGIVMAHRVPYAATASVAYVLDMVNKIKTALEYTAEGPTFLHIFTPCVPGWRYPENKTVEVARLAVETGYFPLYEWDHGKLILNPPSNNHIDKSRRKPLKEYLKLQGRFAHLTEEEITELEKELDAYWQYLAKLAQL, via the coding sequence ATGAAGCTCTACTATAGGACTCTAAGAGATTTACCACGTGAGGAGCTCTTTGCCCCTGGCCATAGGATGTGCGCCGGTTGTGGCGCCGCAATTGCCATGAGGTGGATAACAAAAACGGTAGGTCCTAACGCAATAATAGTCAATGCGACCGGCTGTGTTGAAGTTACAACAACGCCGTATCCAGAAACGGCGTGGATGCACCCCTATATACACGTGGCGTTTGAAAACTCTGCAGCAGTGGCATCCGGCGTGGAGGCCGCGATAAAAACTCTCAAGAGAAAGGGTATGTGGGATGCGGGGGATACAAAAGTAGTTGTGATTGCAGGAGACGGCGGGACATACGATATAGGTTTACAGTCGCTCAGTGGGATGCTTGAACGGAGACACGGCGTTTTGTACATACTCTACGACAACGAGGCCTACATGAACACAGGCATACAAAGAAGCGGTTCCACGCCAAAATTTGCCTGGACAACAACAACGCCTGTGGGTACTGCAATTAGAGGGAAAATACAATGGAAAAAAGACATCATGGGCATAGTAATGGCCCACAGAGTGCCTTATGCTGCAACAGCAAGTGTAGCGTATGTATTAGATATGGTAAATAAGATAAAGACGGCGCTTGAATATACCGCGGAGGGTCCCACATTCCTACATATCTTTACCCCCTGTGTCCCCGGTTGGCGCTATCCAGAAAATAAGACAGTTGAAGTTGCTAGACTAGCGGTAGAGACCGGCTATTTTCCACTTTACGAATGGGACCATGGCAAGTTGATACTAAATCCGCCGAGTAACAATCACATAGACAAATCGAGAAGAAAGCCGTTAAAAGAATATTTAAAACTTCAGGGGAGATTTGCTCACCTCACCGAAGAGGAAATAACAGAGCTAGAAAAAGAACTTGATGCCTATTGGCAATATCTCGCAAAATTAGCTCAATTATAG
- a CDS encoding carboxypeptidase-like regulatory domain-containing protein — protein MTRTILLTLGLAALILAATTVVIPPTAKLEQIAYKVEETTLKIQGAGVATLARPYVTPGEGYVYAGMKIEFLGAYPSIQVGADGQISKTFDQNGFVSAVYVGPDASKVTLVNTAKDQVEVKVRITYTYVKASYIPLNGDTTLEVNVPDGKLAQGFNAMARLTIEPYASYVVKSVERPDGTPATVYRVEPKVVEINTPGKYKIVIGQGPAMPAAMLVKSLSKQTASVAPNGEFAVSGAEVGVPQGWKLLGYVVFAYTADANLIGKEVTGDMAISGGLVDTVTDVNQNIIVRSVSYLIPPVWNFNIRYKIAIVYGEGFKITSTLPSTVNVIYIPIVYKEAQVKWLPDRALVNITDVDVADGQWTAIVMQLPELARIVAIRTPGNAMISNATDVKLVWGGGLRAASISPDGRQAYLVVQMGDTKEVGTYTFIINWRPMRIPVVDTKGRPVSQLSAVSDKFEAAASTGYVEVKVYKPEPFALDISYKGVKAVHVEVNSLIASPQPVTLGIYTVKIVVVGALNQPIAEASVAIEGFPASGKTDSSGAVRFPDVLAGTYKVNVDVGGRVKVSDTIDVNGDVEKVIKTPIVAVVGGVPITTLDALATVGGLSAAGLYFAFARRREPVAEVEQI, from the coding sequence ATGACAAGAACGATCCTGCTTACACTAGGGCTAGCCGCATTAATCCTAGCAGCGACAACTGTAGTCATACCTCCCACGGCAAAACTTGAACAAATTGCCTATAAGGTAGAGGAGACCACGCTGAAGATACAGGGCGCTGGCGTGGCGACACTGGCGAGACCATATGTGACACCTGGTGAGGGCTACGTATACGCGGGTATGAAGATAGAGTTTCTCGGCGCATACCCCTCCATCCAGGTGGGAGCTGACGGCCAGATAAGCAAGACCTTTGACCAAAATGGCTTCGTGTCCGCCGTATATGTCGGCCCCGACGCCTCCAAGGTCACCCTGGTAAACACAGCAAAGGACCAGGTGGAGGTGAAGGTGAGGATCACCTACACCTACGTCAAGGCGAGCTACATCCCGCTCAACGGAGACACCACCCTTGAGGTCAACGTCCCCGATGGCAAGCTTGCGCAAGGCTTCAACGCCATGGCTAGGCTCACCATCGAGCCCTACGCCTCCTACGTCGTTAAGTCCGTGGAGAGGCCCGACGGCACCCCCGCCACCGTCTATAGAGTTGAGCCTAAGGTGGTGGAGATAAACACCCCGGGCAAGTACAAGATTGTCATCGGCCAAGGCCCGGCGATGCCCGCTGCCATGTTGGTCAAAAGCCTCTCTAAGCAGACCGCTTCCGTGGCGCCCAACGGAGAGTTCGCTGTCTCCGGCGCAGAGGTGGGCGTCCCCCAGGGCTGGAAGCTACTTGGCTACGTGGTGTTCGCCTACACCGCAGACGCCAACCTAATCGGCAAGGAGGTGACCGGCGACATGGCCATCTCCGGCGGCCTGGTGGACACGGTGACAGACGTCAACCAGAACATCATAGTTAGAAGCGTCTCGTACCTAATACCGCCCGTCTGGAACTTCAACATCAGGTACAAGATCGCGATAGTCTATGGCGAAGGCTTCAAGATAACCTCCACCTTGCCCAGCACCGTCAATGTGATATACATACCCATCGTGTACAAGGAGGCCCAGGTCAAGTGGTTGCCCGACAGAGCTTTGGTCAACATAACAGACGTCGACGTGGCAGACGGCCAGTGGACAGCCATAGTGATGCAGTTGCCCGAGCTGGCCAGGATCGTGGCCATCAGAACCCCCGGCAACGCCATGATATCCAACGCCACAGACGTTAAGCTGGTGTGGGGCGGCGGTCTGAGGGCGGCCTCCATATCGCCCGACGGAAGGCAGGCCTACCTAGTGGTGCAGATGGGAGACACCAAGGAGGTCGGAACCTACACCTTCATAATCAACTGGAGGCCCATGAGGATACCTGTGGTAGACACCAAGGGCCGTCCCGTGTCGCAGCTATCTGCTGTCTCTGACAAATTCGAGGCGGCTGCCTCTACCGGCTACGTCGAGGTGAAGGTCTACAAACCCGAGCCCTTCGCCCTAGACATTAGCTACAAGGGAGTCAAGGCGGTCCACGTCGAGGTGAACTCCCTGATCGCCAGTCCGCAGCCGGTGACGTTGGGCATATACACCGTCAAGATAGTGGTGGTCGGCGCCTTGAACCAGCCGATAGCGGAGGCGTCTGTGGCTATTGAGGGCTTCCCGGCCTCCGGCAAAACCGACAGCTCTGGAGCTGTGAGGTTCCCAGACGTGCTGGCCGGCACGTACAAGGTTAACGTCGACGTCGGAGGAAGGGTCAAGGTAAGCGATACAATCGACGTCAACGGAGACGTAGAGAAAGTCATAAAGACGCCTATAGTGGCCGTGGTAGGCGGCGTGCCCATAACTACGCTAGACGCCCTGGCAACCGTCGGCGGGCTCTCCGCAGCTGGGCTGTACTTCGCCTTTGCAAGAAGAAGAGAGCCTGTTGCCGAGGTAGAACAAATATAA
- a CDS encoding DUF3536 domain-containing protein, with translation MLAFHLHLYQPERADPWLEIIFPEPSASPYRHWNERISHECYEPNAELGNYQWVSFDVGPTLLNWLRQNKPLVYMALLEADRAGAERWGHGNALAHPYYHVILPLLPRRDREVLIYWGIEYFKRHFRRSPEGMWLPEMAVDYETLEVLVDYGISYTVLTQSQIKDRRSGGPYKVVLPSGRNIAVFVRNETLSNNLAFGGFEKFVEALRGVSGDIVIALDGETFGHHIKGAEKALAQFIASRRGELTNLGKLYENGYIGEVEIIEKTSWSCPHGLGRWSRDCGCDGPAPWREGLRKLVDWVGEVVDKVFDEKFGVRGWQMLKEYINVILGGDNSAFSPEELRLLEAERAKLAANTSDAWFFAKVGIEFGIAVKWALRAVELLGDLSLLEEFTKRLGEIVFDGKTALAYCPMIRGPLMAAMMYISLLTSGHTPEKVGPYVIRQVNDEFEIFDVRTRDSFRFRHDLLWGFLESFK, from the coding sequence GTGCTAGCTTTTCACCTCCACCTCTATCAGCCAGAGAGAGCCGACCCGTGGCTCGAGATTATTTTTCCTGAGCCGTCCGCATCTCCCTATAGACACTGGAATGAGCGCATATCACATGAATGTTATGAGCCAAATGCCGAGCTTGGGAACTATCAGTGGGTGAGTTTTGACGTGGGGCCGACACTACTTAATTGGCTTCGTCAAAATAAGCCGCTTGTATACATGGCGTTGTTAGAGGCAGATAGAGCGGGAGCGGAGAGGTGGGGCCATGGCAATGCGCTTGCGCATCCATATTATCACGTCATCCTTCCGCTCCTTCCGAGGCGAGATAGAGAAGTGCTCATCTACTGGGGGATAGAGTATTTCAAGAGACACTTTAGGAGGAGTCCTGAGGGTATGTGGCTCCCAGAGATGGCCGTCGATTACGAGACGCTGGAGGTTTTAGTTGACTACGGCATTTCCTATACAGTGTTGACACAAAGTCAGATAAAGGACAGAAGGTCTGGGGGGCCTTATAAAGTGGTGCTTCCAAGCGGTAGGAATATTGCCGTTTTTGTCCGAAATGAGACTCTCTCTAATAATTTGGCATTTGGCGGATTTGAGAAATTTGTAGAAGCTCTAAGAGGAGTCTCTGGAGATATAGTCATAGCTCTTGATGGAGAGACTTTTGGTCACCATATAAAAGGCGCAGAGAAAGCGTTGGCGCAATTTATTGCCAGCCGCCGTGGGGAATTGACAAACTTGGGGAAGCTTTACGAAAATGGCTATATCGGCGAGGTGGAGATTATTGAAAAAACTTCGTGGAGTTGTCCACACGGCCTCGGAAGATGGAGTAGAGACTGTGGATGCGACGGCCCCGCCCCTTGGAGAGAGGGGCTGAGGAAGCTAGTGGATTGGGTAGGCGAGGTGGTGGATAAAGTTTTTGATGAAAAATTTGGGGTGCGCGGCTGGCAGATGTTAAAAGAATATATAAACGTGATTTTAGGCGGTGATAACTCGGCGTTTTCTCCAGAGGAGCTTAGACTTCTTGAGGCAGAGAGGGCTAAGCTTGCCGCCAATACCAGCGACGCGTGGTTTTTTGCAAAAGTTGGGATAGAGTTTGGCATCGCTGTGAAATGGGCGCTTAGAGCTGTGGAACTTCTCGGCGATTTGTCGTTACTTGAAGAATTTACGAAGAGACTTGGCGAGATTGTTTTTGACGGCAAGACGGCCCTAGCCTACTGCCCCATGATTAGAGGCCCGCTTATGGCTGCGATGATGTATATCTCGCTCCTTACCTCTGGACATACGCCAGAGAAGGTCGGGCCGTATGTAATACGGCAGGTAAACGACGAATTTGAAATTTTTGACGTTAGGACTCGAGACTCATTTCGTTTTCGCCATGACTTATTATGGGGATTTTTAGAAAGTTTTAAATAA